The following proteins are encoded in a genomic region of Microbacterium sp. NC79:
- a CDS encoding folylpolyglutamate synthase/dihydrofolate synthase family protein, whose protein sequence is MSDIKRADRVYAELLTRQGEQWVQPRVERTRRVLELMNDPQKTYRVIHLTGTNGKTSTARIAESLLRAHGLRTGLFTSPHLVRFTERMMVDGEPANDGAVADAWDEIEPFVDMVDAELAAVGDAPLTFFELLTILAFVVFADAPVDVAVIEVGMGGAWDSTNTADGDVAVITPIDVDHAARLGNTIAEIATVKAGIIKEGAAVVSARQTPEAEAVIRAVAAEKGATVAFEGADFALVSQRLAVGGQQITVRGRAGNYQDEYLTLYGAHQGFNAALAIAAVESLIGDATNPIAEDIVAESLQEVTSPGRLQLIGVEPTVLVDAGHNPHGARALATALREYFDFDEWGLVIGVLEDKDAVGIVDALREIPAHVFVTAPTSDRAADADRLADVVENADLPATVHATLDDAAEAARDWAALSPRRAVIIVGSVVLAGEAIALAEEQNWKPSAGGATS, encoded by the coding sequence GTGAGTGACATCAAACGCGCTGACCGCGTGTACGCCGAACTGCTCACTCGTCAGGGGGAGCAGTGGGTGCAACCGCGTGTCGAGCGCACCCGCCGAGTGCTCGAACTCATGAATGACCCACAAAAGACCTACCGGGTCATTCACCTGACCGGAACCAACGGCAAGACATCGACTGCGCGCATCGCTGAGAGCCTATTGCGTGCGCACGGTCTGCGAACCGGCCTGTTCACCAGCCCGCACCTTGTGCGGTTCACGGAGCGCATGATGGTCGATGGCGAGCCAGCCAACGACGGTGCCGTGGCTGACGCCTGGGACGAGATCGAACCGTTCGTTGACATGGTGGACGCCGAATTGGCAGCCGTTGGCGACGCGCCACTCACGTTCTTCGAACTGCTGACGATCCTCGCTTTTGTGGTCTTTGCAGACGCCCCCGTGGACGTCGCCGTGATCGAAGTAGGTATGGGCGGTGCATGGGATTCCACGAACACCGCCGATGGCGATGTGGCTGTGATCACGCCGATCGACGTTGATCACGCTGCGCGCCTTGGCAACACGATTGCAGAGATTGCCACGGTCAAGGCCGGAATCATCAAGGAGGGCGCAGCTGTTGTCTCGGCGCGCCAGACTCCGGAAGCCGAGGCCGTGATTCGTGCTGTGGCCGCGGAGAAGGGTGCCACCGTCGCATTTGAAGGCGCGGACTTTGCTCTGGTTTCGCAGCGCCTTGCTGTGGGTGGGCAACAGATCACCGTGCGCGGACGCGCAGGCAACTACCAAGACGAATACCTGACCCTCTACGGCGCTCACCAGGGCTTCAACGCCGCGCTCGCGATTGCCGCCGTCGAGTCACTCATTGGTGACGCAACGAACCCCATTGCCGAAGACATCGTCGCCGAAAGCCTGCAGGAGGTGACCTCACCGGGACGCCTGCAACTGATTGGGGTCGAACCGACCGTCCTCGTCGATGCCGGCCACAACCCGCACGGTGCCCGCGCGCTCGCGACAGCGTTGCGCGAGTATTTCGACTTCGATGAGTGGGGTCTCGTGATCGGTGTTCTCGAAGACAAGGATGCGGTGGGCATCGTCGACGCACTGCGGGAGATTCCCGCGCATGTGTTCGTGACAGCGCCGACGTCTGACCGTGCTGCCGACGCCGATCGCCTCGCGGACGTCGTCGAAAACGCCGACCTTCCGGCAACCGTTCACGCCACGCTTGACGATGCGGCCGAGGCTGCCCGCGACTGGGCGGCGCTTTCGCCCCGTCGTGCCGTCATCATTGTTGGTTCCGTTGTGCTCGCAGGCGAAGCCATTGCCCTCGCCGAAGAGCAAAACTGGAAGCCGTCTGCGGGAGGTGCCACCTCATGA
- a CDS encoding DUF4233 domain-containing protein, whose amino-acid sequence MKKSYPLAARLGAVILGFESIIMFLGGLFIFGMKATPDGIEPWWGIVAGGVMTIVMIVAAGLCRFQFGIVLGWILQLVVLAGAFLNLAFVIVAAVFGGLWAYAMITSARIARQAPRAAQHTEGD is encoded by the coding sequence ATGAAGAAGAGCTACCCCCTTGCCGCACGCCTTGGCGCCGTGATTCTGGGCTTCGAGTCGATCATCATGTTCCTCGGTGGCCTCTTCATCTTTGGAATGAAGGCCACTCCCGACGGCATTGAGCCGTGGTGGGGAATCGTCGCTGGCGGTGTTATGACCATCGTCATGATCGTCGCCGCCGGGCTTTGCCGTTTCCAGTTCGGCATCGTGCTGGGCTGGATTCTCCAACTTGTCGTCCTCGCGGGCGCATTCCTCAACCTCGCGTTCGTCATTGTGGCCGCCGTATTCGGCGGCCTGTGGGCGTATGCGATGATCACGTCGGCACGAATCGCCCGCCAGGCTCCCCGTGCCGCTCAACATACAGAAGGTGACTGA
- the ndk gene encoding nucleoside-diphosphate kinase translates to MATEETLVLVKPDGVARGLTGAILARIESKGYALVDLKLVEPDRALLEQHYAEHEGKPFYEPLLEFMMSGPSVAIRLAGNRVIEGFRSLAGTTDPTTAAPGTIRGDFGRDWGLKVQQNLVHGSDSVESAQRELGIWFS, encoded by the coding sequence ATGGCAACCGAAGAGACACTCGTCCTCGTTAAGCCCGATGGTGTCGCACGCGGCCTGACCGGTGCAATCCTTGCTCGCATCGAATCAAAGGGCTACGCACTCGTCGACCTCAAGCTCGTCGAGCCCGACCGTGCGCTGCTCGAGCAACACTACGCAGAACACGAGGGCAAGCCCTTCTACGAGCCGCTGCTCGAGTTCATGATGTCCGGACCGTCTGTGGCAATCCGCCTTGCAGGTAACCGCGTCATCGAGGGCTTCCGCTCGCTGGCCGGAACCACGGACCCCACCACCGCTGCCCCCGGAACCATCCGTGGCGATTTCGGTCGCGACTGGGGACTGAAGGTTCAGCAGAACCTCGTGCACGGCTCCGACTCGGTTGAGTCGGCACAGCGTGAACTGGGTATCTGGTTCTCGTAA
- a CDS encoding vitamin K epoxide reductase family protein codes for MTEQRNRPTVFALWLIVAGIIGWWAAFQLTLERFHLLQNPDAILNCDISPLVQCKANLESAQGSVFGFANPLLGLTMWFAPIVVGVAILAGARFAKWFWFLFWTGFVFAQGFVIWLMTQSIFELGTLCPWCMVTWAVVIPSFWAVTFHVMRIGVFGDGLKDLGDKLMSWTPLFTVVSYVAVAVMAQVRLDLLNVLFV; via the coding sequence ATGACCGAACAGCGCAACCGTCCGACCGTGTTCGCCTTGTGGCTTATCGTCGCGGGAATCATTGGGTGGTGGGCCGCGTTCCAGCTCACTTTGGAGCGCTTCCATCTGCTCCAAAACCCAGACGCCATTCTGAACTGCGACATCTCACCCCTCGTGCAGTGCAAGGCAAACCTGGAGTCTGCACAAGGTTCCGTATTCGGCTTCGCAAACCCGCTCCTCGGTCTCACCATGTGGTTTGCGCCCATCGTTGTTGGCGTCGCCATCCTGGCGGGTGCACGTTTTGCAAAGTGGTTCTGGTTCCTGTTCTGGACCGGATTCGTCTTCGCTCAGGGCTTTGTTATCTGGCTCATGACGCAGAGCATCTTTGAACTCGGCACGCTGTGCCCTTGGTGCATGGTGACGTGGGCGGTTGTCATTCCATCGTTCTGGGCTGTCACATTCCACGTCATGCGAATCGGTGTGTTCGGCGACGGTCTGAAAGACCTCGGCGACAAGCTGATGAGCTGGACTCCCCTGTTCACCGTCGTCAGCTACGTCGCCGTCGCCGTCATGGCGCAGGTGCGCCTCGACCTGCTCAACGTGTTGTTCGTTTAG
- a CDS encoding Rne/Rng family ribonuclease, whose amino-acid sequence MPADAPADKTTVEAAADDAPADGTAGDAAGEKNADASEAAQTPEEPAAPAKPEPVTAVSLGLLPETFVSQVSTALHFYAPEFVVLPALPTPHHDEESSNSRRRRRRGGSSDVEEAQVTPPARRQRAVEVITEPQRIKGSTRLEAKKQRRRDGREAGRRRTVVTEAEFLARREAVDRQMIVRSKSGRIQIAVLEDNVLVEHYVARNQDASLIGNVYIGRVQNVLPSMEAAFVDIGRGRNAVLYSGEVDWDSVETGNQPRRIELALKTGDKVLVQVTKDPVGHKGARLTSQISLPGRYLVYVPGGAMNGISRKLPDTERARLKRILKEVLPESSGVIVRTAAEGATEEQLTVDVQRLTAQWEHIAKVSESGQAPQLLHSEPDLLVKIVRDVFNEDFTKMIIQGDEAQRTIENYLAGVAPDLLERVERYDGDADPFDSFRITEQIEKALDRKVWLPSGGSLVIDRTEAMTVVDVNTGKFVGSGGNLEETVTKNNLEAAEEIVRQLRLRDIGGIIVIDFIDMVLETNRDLVLRRLVECLSRDRTKHQVAEVTSLGLVQMTRKKLGLGLLETFSEPCEVCAGRGVVVHHDPVVKHRSNSSSGSNSNQNRRQRGNNNANQNAGGNPGAASSPAAASSSAAPVTGTHIIPEGAKTALAQIAASTKVPSATEPANDTQTDAPVERAKKPRKKKPAADTQRDTRTKSEKEQLLESVLDALPEPKAPGQGRSRSRRVTTAALTGTPVSTTPVIDAAPESVAE is encoded by the coding sequence ATGCCCGCCGATGCTCCGGCCGACAAGACGACCGTTGAGGCCGCGGCTGATGACGCGCCGGCCGACGGAACCGCGGGAGACGCCGCGGGGGAGAAGAACGCCGACGCGTCCGAGGCTGCTCAGACGCCTGAAGAGCCTGCAGCACCCGCTAAACCGGAACCCGTAACCGCGGTATCGCTGGGATTGTTGCCTGAGACGTTCGTGTCGCAGGTGTCGACGGCATTGCACTTTTATGCTCCTGAGTTCGTCGTGTTGCCCGCGTTGCCGACTCCGCACCACGACGAAGAATCGTCGAACTCGCGTCGTCGCCGCCGCCGTGGCGGTTCGAGTGACGTCGAAGAGGCACAGGTGACGCCGCCTGCTCGTCGTCAGCGTGCCGTTGAAGTGATCACCGAACCGCAGCGCATTAAGGGCTCGACCCGTCTTGAGGCGAAGAAGCAGCGCCGCCGGGATGGTCGCGAGGCCGGTCGCCGTCGCACTGTTGTGACAGAAGCCGAGTTCCTCGCACGTCGTGAGGCCGTTGACCGTCAGATGATCGTGCGCTCGAAGTCGGGTCGCATTCAGATCGCTGTTCTGGAAGACAACGTGCTTGTTGAGCACTACGTTGCCCGCAACCAAGATGCATCGCTGATCGGTAACGTCTACATCGGTCGCGTGCAGAACGTGTTGCCGTCGATGGAAGCCGCATTCGTTGACATCGGCCGCGGCCGAAACGCCGTGCTGTACTCCGGCGAGGTGGACTGGGACTCGGTTGAGACCGGCAACCAGCCACGTCGCATCGAACTTGCCCTGAAGACCGGCGACAAGGTTCTCGTGCAGGTCACGAAAGACCCGGTCGGTCACAAGGGTGCTCGTCTGACGAGCCAGATCTCATTGCCTGGCCGCTACCTGGTGTACGTGCCCGGTGGCGCCATGAACGGCATCTCTCGCAAGCTTCCTGACACGGAGCGTGCACGCCTGAAGCGCATTCTCAAGGAGGTTCTCCCGGAGTCGAGCGGCGTCATCGTGCGTACCGCTGCTGAGGGAGCAACCGAAGAGCAGCTGACCGTTGACGTGCAGCGACTCACCGCGCAGTGGGAGCACATCGCGAAGGTTTCCGAATCGGGCCAGGCCCCGCAGCTGTTGCACTCCGAGCCTGACCTGCTCGTCAAGATTGTTCGTGACGTCTTCAACGAAGACTTCACGAAGATGATCATTCAGGGCGATGAAGCGCAGCGCACGATCGAAAACTACCTTGCAGGCGTCGCTCCTGACCTGCTGGAGCGTGTGGAACGCTACGACGGCGACGCAGACCCGTTCGACTCGTTCCGCATCACGGAGCAGATCGAAAAGGCTCTTGATCGTAAGGTGTGGTTGCCTTCCGGCGGTTCGCTTGTGATCGACCGCACCGAAGCGATGACGGTCGTTGACGTTAACACCGGCAAGTTTGTCGGCTCGGGCGGAAACCTCGAAGAAACCGTCACCAAGAACAACCTTGAGGCCGCAGAAGAAATCGTTCGCCAGCTTCGACTGCGCGACATCGGTGGCATCATCGTCATCGACTTCATCGATATGGTTCTCGAGACCAACCGTGATCTCGTCTTGCGCCGTCTCGTTGAATGCTTGAGCCGCGACCGTACGAAGCACCAGGTCGCCGAGGTTACCTCGCTCGGCCTCGTGCAGATGACGCGAAAGAAGCTCGGCCTCGGCCTGCTGGAGACCTTCAGCGAGCCGTGCGAGGTATGTGCTGGCCGCGGCGTGGTCGTGCACCACGACCCGGTCGTGAAGCACCGCTCCAACTCGTCGAGTGGCAGCAACTCGAACCAGAACCGTCGTCAGCGCGGGAATAACAACGCCAACCAGAACGCTGGCGGCAACCCCGGTGCCGCCAGCTCTCCTGCAGCGGCAAGCTCGTCGGCCGCGCCCGTGACCGGCACCCACATCATTCCTGAGGGTGCTAAGACAGCCCTGGCGCAGATTGCTGCCTCGACGAAGGTACCGAGCGCCACGGAACCGGCCAATGACACTCAGACGGATGCTCCCGTCGAGCGTGCGAAGAAACCGCGCAAGAAGAAGCCGGCCGCTGACACCCAGCGTGACACGCGCACGAAGTCGGAGAAGGAGCAGCTTCTCGAGTCGGTGCTTGACGCATTGCCTGAACCAAAGGCACCAGGACAGGGCCGTTCCCGGTCGCGTCGCGTGACGACGGCAGCACTTACAGGCACACCGGTGTCCACGACCCCGGTCATTGACGCCGCGCCCGAATCTGTAGCGGAGTAA
- a CDS encoding DUF4031 domain-containing protein — translation MSILVDTPRWPAHGRLWAHLISDDNLDELHEFAARHRIPRRGFDFDHYDIPEEIWQQLIDDGASLVDSHELTRRLIASGLRVTMRERRGR, via the coding sequence GTGAGCATACTCGTCGATACGCCCCGTTGGCCTGCACACGGCCGGTTATGGGCACATTTGATCAGTGATGACAATCTGGACGAGCTCCACGAGTTCGCCGCGCGTCACAGAATTCCCCGACGAGGGTTCGATTTTGACCATTACGACATTCCGGAAGAAATTTGGCAGCAGCTCATCGATGACGGCGCGTCGCTTGTCGACAGTCATGAGCTGACTCGCCGTCTCATCGCCTCCGGCTTGCGTGTGACGATGCGCGAACGACGCGGCCGCTGA
- the rplU gene encoding 50S ribosomal protein L21 — MVYAVVRAGGRQEKVEVGTIVQLDRLKAAQGEKIELPAVLLVDGEAVTTDADKLAKVKVTAEVLGNLRGPKIVIQKYKNKTGYKKRQGHRQDLTRVKVTGIK, encoded by the coding sequence GTGGTTTACGCAGTTGTGCGCGCCGGCGGACGTCAGGAGAAGGTGGAAGTTGGCACCATCGTGCAGCTCGACCGTCTCAAGGCAGCTCAGGGTGAGAAGATCGAACTGCCCGCTGTCCTGCTCGTTGACGGCGAAGCCGTAACGACCGACGCGGACAAGCTCGCGAAGGTTAAGGTCACCGCTGAGGTTCTTGGCAACCTCCGTGGCCCGAAGATCGTCATCCAGAAGTACAAGAACAAGACCGGCTACAAGAAGCGCCAGGGTCACCGTCAGGACCTGACTCGCGTCAAGGTCACCGGCATCAAGTAA
- the rpmA gene encoding 50S ribosomal protein L27 — protein MAHKKGASSTRNGRDSNAQRLGVKRFGGQTVNAGEILVRQRGTHFHPGANVGRGGDDTLFALAAGAVEFGTKGGRKVVNIVAE, from the coding sequence ATGGCACACAAAAAGGGCGCAAGCTCCACCCGTAACGGTCGTGACTCCAACGCACAGCGCCTCGGCGTGAAGCGTTTCGGCGGCCAGACTGTCAACGCAGGCGAGATCCTCGTCCGTCAGCGCGGCACGCACTTCCACCCCGGCGCAAACGTCGGCCGTGGTGGCGATGACACGCTCTTCGCTCTTGCAGCGGGCGCTGTCGAGTTCGGCACGAAGGGCGGCCGCAAGGTCGTCAATATCGTCGCTGAGTAA
- the obgE gene encoding GTPase ObgE, producing the protein MVSFVDQVTLHLRAGKGGNGCVSVRREKFKPLAGPDGGNGGDGGEIVLVADPQTTTLLSYHHGPHRNAGNGGFGMGDHRSGAAGESLELLVPVGTVVKDPSGEVLVDLVEPGMRFIAAPGGQGGLGNAALATQKRKAPGFALLGTPGWDGDVVLELKTVADVALVGYPSAGKSSLIAALSAARPKIADYPFTTLHPNLGVVQAGESRYTVADVPGLIEGASEGRGLGLEFLRHVERCSVLVHVLDCATLDPGRDPLSDLDIILAELEAYPVPDGQVPLLERPQLIALNKVDVPDAKELAEFVRGDLEERGFRVFEISTIAHTGLRELSFAIAELVGAHRASVAEEPTPQRVVLRPRAKGQGDFHVRIDGGSYGNFYRIIGEKPERWVMQTDFQNDEAVGYLAERLDKLGIDNALFRAGAVPGATVIIGEGDGIVFDWDPSISSAAEVMVSPRGSDPRVDPNTRRTTSQRREQYKKTMDARTFERALEEERRLAREEDETE; encoded by the coding sequence ATGGTTTCGTTTGTCGACCAAGTAACGCTGCACCTGCGCGCGGGCAAGGGCGGTAACGGCTGCGTCTCCGTTCGCCGGGAAAAGTTCAAGCCGCTCGCAGGCCCTGATGGCGGCAACGGTGGTGACGGCGGTGAGATCGTCTTGGTCGCTGACCCGCAGACCACCACACTGCTTTCGTATCACCACGGCCCACACCGCAACGCTGGAAACGGCGGATTCGGAATGGGCGACCACCGTTCCGGCGCCGCAGGGGAGAGCCTCGAGCTTCTCGTTCCTGTCGGCACGGTTGTCAAAGACCCCTCGGGCGAAGTTCTCGTTGACCTGGTTGAGCCCGGAATGCGATTTATCGCTGCCCCCGGCGGCCAGGGCGGTCTCGGCAACGCGGCGCTTGCGACGCAGAAGCGCAAGGCGCCTGGCTTTGCGCTCCTCGGAACCCCTGGCTGGGACGGCGACGTCGTTCTCGAGCTCAAGACGGTTGCTGATGTGGCACTCGTTGGCTACCCGAGTGCAGGAAAGTCAAGCCTGATCGCCGCACTGTCTGCAGCACGGCCCAAGATTGCTGATTACCCCTTCACGACGCTGCACCCGAACCTGGGCGTCGTGCAGGCAGGCGAGTCGCGCTACACCGTGGCCGATGTTCCCGGCCTCATCGAAGGTGCCAGCGAGGGCCGCGGACTCGGTCTCGAGTTTCTACGTCACGTTGAGCGGTGCTCCGTGCTCGTCCACGTTCTCGACTGCGCCACGCTCGACCCGGGCCGCGACCCGCTCAGCGACCTCGACATCATCCTCGCCGAGCTCGAGGCCTACCCGGTGCCAGACGGACAGGTGCCGCTGCTCGAGCGCCCACAGCTGATTGCCCTGAACAAGGTTGACGTCCCCGACGCCAAGGAGCTTGCGGAGTTTGTGCGCGGCGATCTGGAAGAGCGCGGATTCCGCGTCTTCGAGATCTCGACGATTGCCCACACGGGTTTGCGCGAACTGTCCTTCGCGATCGCCGAGCTGGTCGGAGCGCACCGCGCATCTGTCGCTGAAGAGCCGACTCCGCAGCGTGTCGTATTGCGGCCCCGAGCCAAGGGCCAAGGCGATTTCCACGTTCGTATCGACGGTGGTAGCTACGGCAACTTCTACCGCATCATCGGCGAGAAGCCCGAGCGCTGGGTCATGCAGACCGACTTCCAGAACGACGAGGCCGTGGGCTACCTTGCCGAGCGCCTCGACAAGCTGGGCATCGATAACGCGCTGTTCCGTGCAGGTGCGGTGCCAGGTGCAACCGTGATCATTGGCGAAGGCGATGGCATCGTCTTTGACTGGGATCCCTCGATCTCATCCGCAGCCGAGGTCATGGTCTCGCCGCGTGGTTCCGACCCCCGTGTCGACCCGAACACACGCCGCACGACGTCGCAGCGCCGTGAGCAGTACAAGAAGACGATGGACGCGCGTACGTTCGAGCGTGCTCTGGAAGAGGAGCGACGCTTGGCACGTGAGGAGGACGAAACCGAATGA
- the proB gene encoding glutamate 5-kinase, whose translation MTAQTRADIATVRRVVVKVGSSSISGEESWRIPMLVHALADAHRAGIEVTLVSSGAIATGMPYLNLESRPSDLATQQAAAAVGQNVLVFRYQEALRPFHIVAGQVLLTAHDLENPTPRSNARRAMERLLSLRIMPIVNENDTVATHEIRFGDNDRLAALVARLIGADALILLSDIESLYTKPPQEEGAEPIDTILPTDDLSQLQFGSAVVNTVGTGGAATKVSAARLAAASGIGVLVTSADNVAAALKGEAVGTWFAPADVESTPLTGAIDMVEA comes from the coding sequence ATGACCGCACAGACGCGAGCAGACATCGCCACAGTACGTCGCGTTGTCGTTAAGGTCGGTTCGTCTTCGATCTCTGGTGAAGAGTCGTGGCGCATCCCCATGCTCGTGCATGCGCTTGCCGACGCTCACCGCGCAGGCATTGAGGTCACGCTGGTTTCTTCCGGTGCTATCGCCACCGGCATGCCCTACCTGAACCTGGAGAGCCGTCCTTCAGATCTGGCGACTCAGCAGGCAGCTGCTGCCGTCGGCCAGAACGTCTTGGTCTTCCGCTACCAGGAAGCACTGCGCCCGTTCCACATCGTGGCCGGGCAGGTTCTTCTCACCGCTCATGACCTGGAGAATCCGACGCCGCGGTCCAACGCACGCCGCGCGATGGAACGCCTGCTGAGCCTGCGCATTATGCCGATCGTCAACGAGAACGACACGGTGGCAACGCACGAGATTCGGTTCGGTGACAACGATCGTCTTGCGGCCCTCGTTGCGCGATTGATTGGTGCGGACGCGCTCATTCTGCTGAGCGATATCGAGTCGCTCTACACGAAGCCGCCGCAGGAGGAGGGTGCTGAGCCCATCGACACCATCCTGCCGACGGACGATCTGTCGCAACTGCAGTTTGGTTCCGCGGTCGTCAACACGGTCGGAACCGGTGGTGCGGCCACGAAAGTATCGGCAGCCCGGTTGGCGGCGGCGTCCGGCATCGGGGTGCTCGTGACGAGCGCTGACAACGTTGCCGCCGCGCTCAAGGGCGAGGCCGTTGGTACGTGGTTCGCGCCAGCGGATGTTGAGAGCACGCCACTCACTGGCGCAATCGATATGGTTGAGGCGTGA
- a CDS encoding glutamate-5-semialdehyde dehydrogenase has translation MTENFPQELVQRLVAAKDASREVARLTSGQKTTVLNAIADALESSSARIVAANKNDLDRGVADGIGDGLLDRLRLDEGRIANLAAAVRDVAKLPDPVGQIVGGHRLPNGVALEQVRVPFGVVGAIYEARPNVTVDIASLALRSGNAVLLRGGSAARDSNTVLVAIMREALASAGVTADAIGSVDDFGREGARALMKGRGYVDVLVPRGSASLIETVVTESTVPVIETGAGNVHIVLDESAPLDWARDIVANAKTQRPSVCNAVETVLVHQAAAERLIPTVVTALQSNGVTVHGDDRVRNLAADVVPATAEDWGTEYLSLDLAMKVVDSLDEALAHIRQYSTGHTESIITTDLHNSERFLAEVDSAVVMVNASTRFTDGGEFGFGAEVGISTQKLHARGPMGLSELTSTKWLARGAGQVRA, from the coding sequence GTGACCGAAAACTTCCCGCAGGAGCTGGTACAGCGCCTGGTTGCCGCCAAGGATGCCTCCCGTGAGGTTGCTCGCCTGACGAGTGGCCAAAAGACGACGGTATTGAACGCCATCGCTGATGCGTTGGAGTCGTCGAGCGCGCGTATCGTTGCCGCGAACAAGAACGATCTCGACAGGGGCGTGGCCGATGGTATCGGCGATGGCCTTCTTGATCGTCTCCGTCTCGACGAGGGGCGCATTGCGAACCTCGCAGCCGCCGTTCGCGATGTCGCGAAGCTGCCCGATCCCGTCGGCCAGATTGTTGGCGGGCACCGTTTGCCTAACGGCGTCGCCCTCGAGCAGGTGCGCGTGCCGTTTGGCGTCGTTGGTGCCATTTATGAGGCGCGTCCGAATGTGACCGTTGACATTGCTTCCCTCGCACTGCGCTCAGGCAACGCTGTGCTGTTGCGCGGTGGTTCCGCCGCGCGCGACAGCAACACCGTGCTCGTCGCCATCATGCGTGAGGCACTCGCATCGGCTGGAGTGACGGCCGACGCGATTGGTTCCGTCGATGACTTTGGCCGTGAGGGTGCTCGTGCCCTGATGAAGGGGCGCGGCTACGTCGACGTTCTCGTGCCCCGTGGTTCCGCTTCGCTGATCGAAACCGTCGTTACGGAATCGACGGTTCCGGTTATCGAGACGGGGGCTGGCAACGTGCACATTGTGCTCGACGAGTCGGCGCCGCTGGACTGGGCGCGCGACATCGTGGCAAACGCGAAGACCCAGCGTCCGAGTGTGTGCAACGCCGTCGAGACCGTGCTTGTTCATCAAGCGGCAGCGGAGCGCCTGATTCCCACGGTGGTCACGGCACTGCAGAGCAATGGCGTGACGGTGCACGGCGATGATCGCGTGCGGAACCTGGCCGCAGACGTTGTGCCTGCCACCGCGGAGGATTGGGGCACCGAATACCTCAGCCTCGACCTCGCGATGAAGGTTGTTGACTCGCTTGATGAAGCGCTTGCGCACATCCGTCAGTACTCGACCGGTCACACCGAATCGATCATCACGACCGACCTGCACAACTCCGAGCGCTTCCTCGCGGAAGTCGATTCGGCCGTTGTCATGGTGAACGCGTCAACTCGTTTCACCGATGGTGGCGAGTTCGGCTTCGGAGCCGAGGTCGGAATTTCAACCCAGAAACTTCACGCTCGTGGCCCCATGGGGCTCAGCGAGCTGACCAGCACGAAGTGGCTCGCGCGCGGCGCGGGACAGGTTCGCGCATAA
- the nadD gene encoding nicotinate-nucleotide adenylyltransferase produces the protein MTQTRPPRIGVMGGTFDPIHHGHLVAASEAAHSFDLDEVVFVPTGQPWQKSGVSNREHRYEMTVISTASNPRFTVSRVDVDREGPTYTIDTLRDLKAQRPDADLFFITGADAVAQILSWRDHDELWDLAHFVAVSRPGHVLSTEGLPSERVSQLEIPAMAISSTDCRERVQRGHPVWYLVPDGVVQYIAKHHLYRSTE, from the coding sequence ATGACGCAGACGCGGCCTCCTCGTATCGGGGTGATGGGTGGGACATTCGATCCCATTCATCATGGTCACCTGGTAGCAGCGAGTGAGGCCGCTCACTCTTTTGACCTCGATGAGGTCGTTTTCGTGCCAACCGGGCAACCGTGGCAGAAATCTGGAGTGAGCAATCGCGAGCACCGGTATGAAATGACCGTCATCTCGACCGCGTCGAATCCTCGATTTACCGTGAGCCGCGTTGATGTTGATCGTGAAGGCCCGACCTACACGATCGACACGCTGCGCGACCTCAAGGCACAGCGCCCTGACGCCGATCTGTTCTTCATCACCGGAGCAGACGCCGTCGCACAAATTCTCAGTTGGCGCGATCACGACGAACTGTGGGATCTTGCCCACTTCGTCGCGGTCTCACGTCCAGGGCATGTCCTCAGCACCGAAGGACTTCCCAGCGAACGTGTGAGTCAATTAGAGATCCCCGCAATGGCAATTTCATCGACAGACTGTCGCGAACGAGTACAAAGAGGACACCCTGTGTGGTACCTCGTTCCTGACGGTGTCGTGCAATACATTGCAAAGCATCACCTTTATCGGAGCACCGAATGA
- the rsfS gene encoding ribosome silencing factor: MTTSQTTIDMVSIAARAADAKGGVDIVALDVSEPLPFVDGFVIVTGRNERQVAAIADEVEEKMLEAGYKRLRREGRADARWVLEDFGDIVVHVFHEEERMYYSLERLWSDCPTIPFELPTPVENS, from the coding sequence ATGACGACCTCCCAGACCACGATCGACATGGTGTCGATCGCAGCCCGTGCCGCCGATGCAAAGGGCGGCGTCGACATCGTCGCGCTCGACGTATCTGAGCCGTTGCCGTTCGTCGACGGTTTCGTAATTGTCACTGGCCGCAACGAGCGCCAGGTTGCCGCTATCGCGGACGAAGTTGAAGAGAAGATGCTTGAAGCTGGCTACAAGCGCCTGCGCCGCGAGGGCCGTGCTGACGCTCGCTGGGTGCTGGAAGACTTCGGCGACATTGTCGTGCACGTCTTCCACGAGGAGGAGCGTATGTACTACTCGCTCGAGCGTCTCTGGAGCGATTGCCCGACCATCCCATTTGAATTACCGACTCCTGTCGAAAATTCCTAA